The following coding sequences are from one Xiphophorus couchianus chromosome 22, X_couchianus-1.0, whole genome shotgun sequence window:
- the LOC114137703 gene encoding inactive phospholipase D5 isoform X3 yields MLFSDDSAFHLPLSTGLNSLLDKARVAVEIVSPVWFLSPSDYVSSFYPAAGQGRALLSRLQGLKDKGIQLKISTGDFDSAELKTLADNHGAEVHKVNMTALTGGFLESSFWVVDRKHFYIGSASMDWRSLTTRKELGVVVYDCKPLALDLHKVFSLYWGLQHKTFIPTFWSKRLFPFFSKGKPGSLLVNQTKVETYISSSPDVFTTKDRSSDLEAISAVIQQARHFIYISIIDYLPLLNMQRPVDSFASVPRYWSRIDGLLREALILRNVHVRLLISCWEETHPLTFNFIWSLKSLCMEQANCSLEAKFFNAQRDSSLSGMNHNRFMVTDKAVYIGNLDWVGKEFTYNAGAGLVISHPANVTERNSTVVEQLQAVFKRDWFSRYANTIQTNKIPVCSKQQINKSVLFKPSHRNYEPLPGQHDARPAALRNHPKADRPTPDKIAHREDRLKKISSQSLANEQGPVMNNHQERAGIKIKMSDLDDERAQVKEWKFNISEDPPSRWAESSGFREISNGSL; encoded by the exons ATGTTGTTCTCAGACGACAGCGCCTTCCACCTACCTCTCTCCACAGGGCTCAACAGCTTACTGGACAAAGCTCGAGTTGCTGTCGAGATCGTTTCCCCCGTGTGGTTCCTCAGTCCCTCTGATTATGTGTCCAGCTTCTACCCTGCTGCCGGCCAG GGCAGGGCTCTGCTATCCAGGCTGCAGGGACTGAAAGATAAAGGAATCCAGCTGAAGATCTCCACAGGAGACTTCGACTCAGCAGAGCTAAAGACGCTCGCAGACAATCATG GCGCTGAGGTTCACAAGGTGAACATGACAGCCCTCACCGGAGGCTTCCTCGAGTCGTCTTTCTGGGTTGTCGACCGGAAGCATTTCTACATCGGCAGCGCCAGCATGGACTGGAGATCTCTGACCACC AGAAAGGAGCTTGGTGTGGTGGTGTACGACTGCAAACCTCTGGCCTTGGACCTGCACAAGGTTTTTAGCCTCTATTGGGGGCTTCAGCATAAAACCTTCATCCCCACCTTTTGGTCCAAGCGTCTGTTTCCCTTCTTTAGCAAAGGGAAACCTGGAAGTCTCTTGGTTAACCAAACAAAAGTTGAAACCTACATCTCG AGCTCACCAGATGTTTTCACCACCAAGGATCGCAGCAGCGATCTGGAAGCAATCTCCGCAGTCATCCAACAGGCCCGCCATTTCATTTACATCTCCATTATTGATTATCTGCCCCTCCTCAACATGCAACG GCCTGTGGATTCCTTTGCATCGGTGCCAAGATACTGGTCTCGTATCGACGGCCTTTTAAGAGAGGCGCTGATCTTGAGGAACGTTCACGTCCGTCTGCTGATAAGTTGCTGGGAAGAAACTCATCCTCTTACTTTTAACTTCATCTGGTCCCTGAAGAGCCTTTGCATGGAGCAGGCCAACTGTTCCCTGGAAGCT aagtTCTTCAACGCGCAGAGGGACAGCAGTCTCAGTGGAATGAATCACAATAGATTTATGGTTACAGACAAAGCCGTTTATATAG GCAACCTTGACTGGGTGGGGAAAGAGTTCACCTATAACGCAGGAGCAGGCCTTGTGATCAGTCATCCAGCAAATGTGACAGAGAGGAACTCCACAGtggtggagcagctgcaggCTGTTTTCAAGCGGGACTGGTTTTCACGTTACGCCAACACAATACAGACTAATAAAATTCCAGTTTGCAGCAAGCAACAGATCAACAAGTCGGTGCTTTTTAAACCCAGCCACAGAAACTATGAACCTTTGCCAGGCCAACATGATGCCAGACCTGCAGCACTGAGAAACCATCCAAAAGCTGATCGACCCACACCGGACAAAATAGCACACCGTGAAGACAGGCTGAAAAAAATCAGCTCACAAAGCTTGGCCAACGAACAGGGGCCAGTTATGAACAACCACCAAGAGAGGGCTggaatcaaaatcaaaatgagtgACCTTGATGACGAGCGTGCACAAGTAAAAGAATGGAAGTTTAACATTTCAGAGGATCCACCCAGCCGGTGGGCTGAAAGCAGCGGCTTCAGAGAGATCTCCAATGGATCTCTGTGA
- the LOC114137703 gene encoding inactive phospholipase D5 isoform X2, giving the protein MKSQQKCIVIFALVCCFAVLMALIFSAVDIWGEDEETEEECSSNCSIVLVENIPADMLFSDDSAFHLPLSTGLNSLLDKARVAVEIVSPVWFLSPSDYVSSFYPAAGQGRALLSRLQGLKDKGIQLKISTGDFDSAELKTLADNHGAEVHKVNMTALTGGFLESSFWVVDRKHFYIGSASMDWRSLTTRKELGVVVYDCKPLALDLHKVFSLYWGLQHKTFIPTFWSKRLFPFFSKGKPGSLLVNQTKVETYISSSPDVFTTKDRSSDLEAISAVIQQARHFIYISIIDYLPLLNMQRPVDSFASVPRYWSRIDGLLREALILRNVHVRLLISCWEETHPLTFNFIWSLKSLCMEQANCSLEAKFFNAQRDSSLSGMNHNRFMVTDKAVYIGNLDWVGKEFTYNAGAGLVISHPANVTERNSTVVEQLQAVFKRDWFSRYANTIQTNKIPVCSKQQINKSVLFKPSHRNYEPLPGQHDARPAALRNHPKADRPTPDKIAHREDRLKKISSQSLANEQGPVMNNHQERAGIKIKMSDLDDERAQVKEWKFNISEDPPSRWAESSGFREISNGSL; this is encoded by the exons TCTCAGCAGAAGTGCATTGTGATATTTGCCTTGGTGTGCTGCTTCGCTGTGCTTATGGCGTTGATTTTCTCGGCAGTGGATATCTGGGGAGAAGATGAAGAAACGGAGGAAGAGTGTTCCAGTAACTGCAG CATCGTGCTTGTGGAGAACATCCCCGCGGACATGTTGTTCTCAGACGACAGCGCCTTCCACCTACCTCTCTCCACAGGGCTCAACAGCTTACTGGACAAAGCTCGAGTTGCTGTCGAGATCGTTTCCCCCGTGTGGTTCCTCAGTCCCTCTGATTATGTGTCCAGCTTCTACCCTGCTGCCGGCCAG GGCAGGGCTCTGCTATCCAGGCTGCAGGGACTGAAAGATAAAGGAATCCAGCTGAAGATCTCCACAGGAGACTTCGACTCAGCAGAGCTAAAGACGCTCGCAGACAATCATG GCGCTGAGGTTCACAAGGTGAACATGACAGCCCTCACCGGAGGCTTCCTCGAGTCGTCTTTCTGGGTTGTCGACCGGAAGCATTTCTACATCGGCAGCGCCAGCATGGACTGGAGATCTCTGACCACC AGAAAGGAGCTTGGTGTGGTGGTGTACGACTGCAAACCTCTGGCCTTGGACCTGCACAAGGTTTTTAGCCTCTATTGGGGGCTTCAGCATAAAACCTTCATCCCCACCTTTTGGTCCAAGCGTCTGTTTCCCTTCTTTAGCAAAGGGAAACCTGGAAGTCTCTTGGTTAACCAAACAAAAGTTGAAACCTACATCTCG AGCTCACCAGATGTTTTCACCACCAAGGATCGCAGCAGCGATCTGGAAGCAATCTCCGCAGTCATCCAACAGGCCCGCCATTTCATTTACATCTCCATTATTGATTATCTGCCCCTCCTCAACATGCAACG GCCTGTGGATTCCTTTGCATCGGTGCCAAGATACTGGTCTCGTATCGACGGCCTTTTAAGAGAGGCGCTGATCTTGAGGAACGTTCACGTCCGTCTGCTGATAAGTTGCTGGGAAGAAACTCATCCTCTTACTTTTAACTTCATCTGGTCCCTGAAGAGCCTTTGCATGGAGCAGGCCAACTGTTCCCTGGAAGCT aagtTCTTCAACGCGCAGAGGGACAGCAGTCTCAGTGGAATGAATCACAATAGATTTATGGTTACAGACAAAGCCGTTTATATAG GCAACCTTGACTGGGTGGGGAAAGAGTTCACCTATAACGCAGGAGCAGGCCTTGTGATCAGTCATCCAGCAAATGTGACAGAGAGGAACTCCACAGtggtggagcagctgcaggCTGTTTTCAAGCGGGACTGGTTTTCACGTTACGCCAACACAATACAGACTAATAAAATTCCAGTTTGCAGCAAGCAACAGATCAACAAGTCGGTGCTTTTTAAACCCAGCCACAGAAACTATGAACCTTTGCCAGGCCAACATGATGCCAGACCTGCAGCACTGAGAAACCATCCAAAAGCTGATCGACCCACACCGGACAAAATAGCACACCGTGAAGACAGGCTGAAAAAAATCAGCTCACAAAGCTTGGCCAACGAACAGGGGCCAGTTATGAACAACCACCAAGAGAGGGCTggaatcaaaatcaaaatgagtgACCTTGATGACGAGCGTGCACAAGTAAAAGAATGGAAGTTTAACATTTCAGAGGATCCACCCAGCCGGTGGGCTGAAAGCAGCGGCTTCAGAGAGATCTCCAATGGATCTCTGTGA
- the LOC114137703 gene encoding inactive phospholipase D5 isoform X1, giving the protein MEARGTRGQLGGQDLKGLGIGFGFQPPGHPASSIITAVQQQDYSASVWLRRREKLEHSQQKCIVIFALVCCFAVLMALIFSAVDIWGEDEETEEECSSNCSIVLVENIPADMLFSDDSAFHLPLSTGLNSLLDKARVAVEIVSPVWFLSPSDYVSSFYPAAGQGRALLSRLQGLKDKGIQLKISTGDFDSAELKTLADNHGAEVHKVNMTALTGGFLESSFWVVDRKHFYIGSASMDWRSLTTRKELGVVVYDCKPLALDLHKVFSLYWGLQHKTFIPTFWSKRLFPFFSKGKPGSLLVNQTKVETYISSSPDVFTTKDRSSDLEAISAVIQQARHFIYISIIDYLPLLNMQRPVDSFASVPRYWSRIDGLLREALILRNVHVRLLISCWEETHPLTFNFIWSLKSLCMEQANCSLEAKFFNAQRDSSLSGMNHNRFMVTDKAVYIGNLDWVGKEFTYNAGAGLVISHPANVTERNSTVVEQLQAVFKRDWFSRYANTIQTNKIPVCSKQQINKSVLFKPSHRNYEPLPGQHDARPAALRNHPKADRPTPDKIAHREDRLKKISSQSLANEQGPVMNNHQERAGIKIKMSDLDDERAQVKEWKFNISEDPPSRWAESSGFREISNGSL; this is encoded by the exons TCTCAGCAGAAGTGCATTGTGATATTTGCCTTGGTGTGCTGCTTCGCTGTGCTTATGGCGTTGATTTTCTCGGCAGTGGATATCTGGGGAGAAGATGAAGAAACGGAGGAAGAGTGTTCCAGTAACTGCAG CATCGTGCTTGTGGAGAACATCCCCGCGGACATGTTGTTCTCAGACGACAGCGCCTTCCACCTACCTCTCTCCACAGGGCTCAACAGCTTACTGGACAAAGCTCGAGTTGCTGTCGAGATCGTTTCCCCCGTGTGGTTCCTCAGTCCCTCTGATTATGTGTCCAGCTTCTACCCTGCTGCCGGCCAG GGCAGGGCTCTGCTATCCAGGCTGCAGGGACTGAAAGATAAAGGAATCCAGCTGAAGATCTCCACAGGAGACTTCGACTCAGCAGAGCTAAAGACGCTCGCAGACAATCATG GCGCTGAGGTTCACAAGGTGAACATGACAGCCCTCACCGGAGGCTTCCTCGAGTCGTCTTTCTGGGTTGTCGACCGGAAGCATTTCTACATCGGCAGCGCCAGCATGGACTGGAGATCTCTGACCACC AGAAAGGAGCTTGGTGTGGTGGTGTACGACTGCAAACCTCTGGCCTTGGACCTGCACAAGGTTTTTAGCCTCTATTGGGGGCTTCAGCATAAAACCTTCATCCCCACCTTTTGGTCCAAGCGTCTGTTTCCCTTCTTTAGCAAAGGGAAACCTGGAAGTCTCTTGGTTAACCAAACAAAAGTTGAAACCTACATCTCG AGCTCACCAGATGTTTTCACCACCAAGGATCGCAGCAGCGATCTGGAAGCAATCTCCGCAGTCATCCAACAGGCCCGCCATTTCATTTACATCTCCATTATTGATTATCTGCCCCTCCTCAACATGCAACG GCCTGTGGATTCCTTTGCATCGGTGCCAAGATACTGGTCTCGTATCGACGGCCTTTTAAGAGAGGCGCTGATCTTGAGGAACGTTCACGTCCGTCTGCTGATAAGTTGCTGGGAAGAAACTCATCCTCTTACTTTTAACTTCATCTGGTCCCTGAAGAGCCTTTGCATGGAGCAGGCCAACTGTTCCCTGGAAGCT aagtTCTTCAACGCGCAGAGGGACAGCAGTCTCAGTGGAATGAATCACAATAGATTTATGGTTACAGACAAAGCCGTTTATATAG GCAACCTTGACTGGGTGGGGAAAGAGTTCACCTATAACGCAGGAGCAGGCCTTGTGATCAGTCATCCAGCAAATGTGACAGAGAGGAACTCCACAGtggtggagcagctgcaggCTGTTTTCAAGCGGGACTGGTTTTCACGTTACGCCAACACAATACAGACTAATAAAATTCCAGTTTGCAGCAAGCAACAGATCAACAAGTCGGTGCTTTTTAAACCCAGCCACAGAAACTATGAACCTTTGCCAGGCCAACATGATGCCAGACCTGCAGCACTGAGAAACCATCCAAAAGCTGATCGACCCACACCGGACAAAATAGCACACCGTGAAGACAGGCTGAAAAAAATCAGCTCACAAAGCTTGGCCAACGAACAGGGGCCAGTTATGAACAACCACCAAGAGAGGGCTggaatcaaaatcaaaatgagtgACCTTGATGACGAGCGTGCACAAGTAAAAGAATGGAAGTTTAACATTTCAGAGGATCCACCCAGCCGGTGGGCTGAAAGCAGCGGCTTCAGAGAGATCTCCAATGGATCTCTGTGA